The segment AGATGCAAGCGCCGTCATCTTGAAGCACATCTATGAACCAAATCCCGATGGTTCGTACGTCTACAGGTATATGCCATTAAATTGGAAGTCAATGGGACGGGTTTTGTGTGTAGATAGATTTTCCtaacaaaacaataatttgTCTTTCTGCAGTTATGAAACCAGCAATGGCATCCGAGCCGATCAGCAAGGGTACGTCTTGctctcaatgatttttctaagACGAATTTGCACTTGACTTTTACCTACAAATGcataataaattctcttttctttctctctctttttctgACCTGATCTCCTGGAAGGTATCTCAAAAATCCTGGCACGCAAATTGAGGCTCAGGtaagtcaaaagaaaatttttcattaatttaaaatcaattgaagGTATTTATTCCTCGAAGAATTataatttcttagaaaaaatcttttaaacggtaaattatttctttgggaaagagaactttttcatttcaccagtaaagaattttttatcaaaggaattttctcatttattcataaaagaacactaaatgaaaatagaaataaGATTAATCATAATTCTCATAAATCAGTCagttgtagaaaaaaaaattgaattattttttgacagTTATATGACAGCAAAAATGTGACATAAGTTAGCACAACTGTCAATGgcattcattaaaattgaaatgtactttaaattaaattgtactTTATGGACTTCAACAAAGcagtttaaaagatttttttttatttctacggggtcaattgaaaagaaattatcgaAGCATTATTTGACATCTCCTTGGCAGCACTATTTTGACAAGAGATAAAGAACTGtcaaaactttcaaatggACAATTTCTTTGGGCAAGAGAACTATTCTATTCTGGTcagcaaagaatttttttatcggaagaatttttcctatttgaagtatcttttgacatttctttgaCAGCACAATTTTGACAGGAGATAAAAAACTGTCAAAACTTTCAAACgggcaatttttaaatttaaaatttcttctgcaGGTGATGCAGGGCTCCTACTCATACACCGGCCCCGATGGCGTAGTCTACACCGTGAAATACATTGCAGATGAGAATGGTTTTAGGGCAGAGGGGGCTCATCTACCTGTGCCACCACCTCCTCTACGGAATAACCCACGATTTGGTGGCTTCTAAGCACACCTTTGTGAGCTTCTTCACCCACTATTTACAACCCTTTACTCATCTTCCAACGAAGAGTTACcattaatttgtgatttttatgcaaaacaaaaattaattaaaagaaaaactcatcaAACGCTAAAAGAAAGATGTCGcgtaaatgatatttttttttaccttccaCACACAACACGCAAGAAGTTCAAACACAAAATGCAAATGCCACAATAAAGGCAActtttaaaagacaaaaagtccttgtttttctttcttttcaaagggaattaaaagaaatattttttgatgaaaaataaatttattttacctttATTTGGGGCACAATTTGGTAATTAATTTCTCCTCGATTATTGACTCGTTTCCGTTTGTTTCCGACTGTAGTACGATGGGGTATCATCTGGGATTTTCAGAGCTTCCAGACGCAAGAAGAGGTCGTCATAGGCACCCCCTGAAGCAGCAGGAACTTCCTCATTTTTGTCTTCTTTGAGAAGGAGATCGAGCTCCTCCTCAAGCAGCGTATTGTCTGATGAATCTCCGGAGAGATCCTCACCGAGGACTCTCTCAATGTCATCACTGAGCTCAATGGCGTCCCTGATTTcatcaactgtctcctgaacCATCTCCAATGTAACCCCGGACTTTTCTAGAGCATCCCTAAAGGCCTTCCCACCGAGTTTGTAGGTTTGCATAATCTTCTGATTATGCGAAACATCGTGAATCTTCGACAGGAGCTCCTGGATGTTGACGAGGGTGTTTGTGTGCTTGTCTAGAAgtggaataaaatgaattttctttaacattttcaccattttcatgagaaaatgattttttacctaatttattcgttaaaattttcctctttcgaAGATAGAGCTTTGCCAGGCTTCTATTTCCTTTCCTCGCATTTTCCCGCGCTTTCTCATCTTCCTCCTTTACGTCCTTCTCCAGTTCATCCATAATTGCAGTTAGTTCCTTTTCCCGGGATTCAAGTTCGTAAATGGAGTATTCCAAATcggaaatttcaaggattttcttctcatctttGTAGACAAATTTCAATAGAATGCCCTGAGAGGGATTTTCCACACTTTCCACGCTGCTACGACGAATTGCAACCTTTTGCTGGCAGTGCAAAGCATGAATGGCCAGAGAAATGCCCTCAGGGGTGAGTTTGAACTTTTCTTCAGCTTCCTTCACAACATCTTTCTGTGAGAGAATTCTTCCTTCCATCAGGTTCTGCAACATTGATGCGTGATTCtggaaaacaacaaaaaataaaaaaaatgggatcTTTTCCTGGTCAGATCAATCCTACCTCAACAACTTCCAGCACAACAAAGGCAACTTCCTTGTAATTTGTAGGGAAGAGAGCATTTTTGGCAGCTGAAAGGCCCTTCTTCACTGGCGTCTTGACTAATAGATTTGTCGTCCATCCCAGCCAGGTATGTTGAGGAGGCTCCATGAAATCCTGCTCAACTCTCAGGCTTCTTTCTTTCTGCATATCTTCAAAAACTTTGTCAAGGCAATAAGATTTCTTTCCATTCCTCGTTAGAGATTCCTCAACGTCCATTATTGTGACCTTTGCTGTGCCTCTCCAATGGCAGTACTTGCTGATCATCTCCTTCCAGAACTTCATCTTCCCATCGAAATTCTCAGGATTCACTGATCTCTCCCGGAATGGGGCAAACAACACGCCCATCCGGGTGTCATCACTCCAACAGCTAGGCAACAAGTCCGCgggaaattcacttttcttaGCCATTATTCACTATTTTCTGGAACTCTCTTCTCAATTCTTGGGCTAGATCATCACTAAACTTCCTGGACTaaagagaagattttatttcctcGTCTTTTtggtagaaaataaataaagaaaaaacctttttaggaaaatttcgcgtgtttttgtttttcttttgtcaaAAATGACAACACAGGGTGCTCCAAAAGTGCTTGCTCTCTGATCATTAGGGCGTCCTAATGACTACTACTCGTACTTTAACGaactttatttttgcttttccaaaaatgcgattttcttgtttttcaccCAAATTTTTGGGCATAAAACACATTTCTGGGGCTTCTggggcacttacgggtgctccgAAACCCCCGGAGAGCTTCTCCGTACGGAATTGGGagcccgcggaaattttgacggttgggttacaaatttgaaaattttgacggttggggattttatacgcactttttttcccggaaaacccaaattcgctgggaaattcggcggaaaacgcaagaaaattaggaaaaaactgaaagtgtAAGGGAGACGGTTAGCAAtgaaatgcatccatctcattttttcTGCCGAAAAGTACCAGTACAGTAGAAGtccacatcaacgaacaatcggatgtactactctcgcgtattaaaaataatgcgcgagagtagtacatccgattgttcgttgatgtggacttctactgtagttgcttttggaactacatttagggcgccaatttcaaaatagtcaaaaatgcgaataaattgattttttttttaattcgttttttaaccctttcacgccTGCATAAAACACAGATGTTCTACGAAATGCTCTCGGGAcatttttcagtaaaaatgtcttcttttacaaagaaatagcatcactatttaatttaattcatcgATATTATGCCAAAATTGGCAAATTTGGTGCGAAAAGCGACCTCGTTTTATCAAGCTAATATTTATTGCTTTGAAGACGACATTTGGCcgttttttcttgcttttagAGATTGttgataaaatgttaaatgaaaatgaaaactaaaCTAAATTATATAATACCTAAACATTTATTTAGTAATCTCGAAAGAGATATAAAAcgatctcttttattttttgttacaaatttGAATAACAGGTACGTCCATTGTTGCGTTGAAGTGGACGTACGTTGTTGTTGATGAAGCCACCCATTCCTTGGATGCGATTGAAAAGTCTCATTGTTGTGAAGGATATTTTCCTTGGGATCACGTTGATTACCCACAGGATACCCTCTCTGCACGGTGGCGTTGTGAGACTTCCGGTGTATGATACAATATATCTATTAAATCTATTTACATTTATAAATTGATCAAGCGTAAAGAAATGCATTGATTGTGAAATTGTTAGGACAGCTCCGCGGCGCCGGATGTAGGGTAGGAGTTGGAGGTAGTGGTAGGAGGATTCGCcaaagaggaatttttgaaagagtTGCCCAAGAACAAGGACGCCATCAACAAAATTCATTGCCTGCGCTAAGTTTCTGTATTTTGCATTGTAGCACACCACGTGCATCTCCATTGTGAATCTTATGCCATAGACTGCATGCTCCGTCCCATCGAGGAGTCCATCGGTCCAGTGAAAATGTACCTCATGCGGAATGTACTGAGCCGTGCCCAGAGGTCCTCCGGTTATCCTTGCTGTTCGATTGGCATtccaatgaaataaatatctcACTGTGTGATCACCGTTAATGAGATCAACAGCCCTCGGTGGGGTGTGGGCATTGATAAAGGTCAGCCCCTGTGTTGGGCCCAACCTCTGGCAACTGAAGGGTGTTAAATTTATCGGACTCTGAGCTAATCCACGGCACATTGGGAATCTTTCACTCCACCTATGGGCGTTTGTGtaagaaaattcctaaaagaaatattttttcttaaattaacttaattttaaaattaatattttaaagaaagaaaattttaaaaataattgcaaaatctCACATAATATGTATCTCACTTACAACCCCATCCTGTTGTGCTTGCCTCTGAATTCGCTGAGGCACAGATGAATTATTATTCGCCAGTTGAATGGTCACAATCACTTGGGTGAAAATAATTGAGGAAAAGAAGTAAATCGACATTTTTCTCCGAGATATTACGGATAAATAGtttaaattcacatttaacatttctttttatacgAACATTTAGAACTTTCTTCCACCTCTCCTCTGcactatatatacatttttgcaCTATTATGTGTACTACATGTAATAGCCAAAAAACAACTTCCAATGTCCATttattatgtacaatgtaGGTATGTTGCTGCTATAtaagatttaatattttgcacaCAATTCGATAGATTTAAGAGGTTTTcccatgaaaaagaaatatgtggTGTAGCATAAAAGAGCTCAATGGAAgcgtttataatttttatgtcaaaagaaatttatttttgagtcattatttttgttaaatgaagaattgatcatgaaattgactttttctgcatttttgtAAGACAGAGTTTATTTTGCTTTGTCTGAATTGATTTGTTTCGTAGTCATTTTGGACATCttcaaattatcttttaagAACATgcgtgaaaagtttttttattctggggaaattttaactgaaatgttttttcaaaatgttggTATCGTCGTAATTCAACAATCAGAATTGGGTTAAACgttaaataatcaaattttttttaatgaaaattaggatttttgcAAATAGAGCGTTTATTAACCCTtgtagaaataataaattagtaGAATCTGCCACTTCTCGAGAATTCAGTTAACGTAAATTGGTCATCACATTAACAATCTTTTCTTTGGATTCTCtgccattttctttaaaaatttagcatgaaatatgttaaataaataaaagtaagAGAGTAAAAACTCAAATGCAAAtctattattttatgtaatatactatttcataattttcttctttaaataaaatagaattcaaTTAATAGACACATTAATTAACCTATAAGACTCACCTCTATAGCCACTATTTACTATCTCTCTGGAATCCAGAGAAATATAGAAAAGGAAGAACTTGTTGCTGATCTAAGTATTGGTCGTTGAAAGTTCATTGAAACTTTCTTTAGCCATGAAAATGATGTTCTTAACATGATTTCTGTACTTTATAAACTTCCTCATTTATGGCAAAATCATCCTTTATATGCCCCCAAAGAACCATCCAATATGACTCAttcatttgaaagaaaattacttaaaacacgttgaaagtttttatgatgaagaaatcaccaaaattaatcaatttgatggatttacattaagagaaaaaaaaagtccatttcttttggaactttttgaaatgaaaGCATGAACTGCGacaatatacaaaaatatccACGAAATTGCAGAAACATTATTTAcacagagtgagaaaaaaatcattttttttgctcattttcacAACAGATCTGCTTGGAGGAATACTTAACCggagagaaaaaagtaaaagtttgattttatgTATCGAGCATACATATcgaatatatgtatatagcaatgaATATCGATTTGTGCTGGCGGATATTTCTATATATGAACGATGTGCttcaatagattttaatgCTTGACGCTAAgatggaaatttttgattctttatgtttgttatttttttttttgctttgaaaagtttctggaaaaatcattgaattcttaagaattttatgtgGGAGGAGACGAAGCTTTTTGCTACCTATAACACCTTCTATTCGAAAGCTTTCTTTGAAGCTTTTTGTGGTGGTAATATTGTTGTCTCCTTTTAAGAACACAAAAACTCACCTTAAGGGCAACATAAACACCGCATACACACATAATTTTTTCATGTAtgttttcataatttttttgcgcTTCGTGTAACAttattattggaaaaaaaattatgtcaagaaatttatacaattgtgaaagaaagtaaaacaaaaaatgagtAGAAAATCTTTGCACCGAGCCAGACTTTACTTGTTATGGGAAAATGACGATTGAGAAGTAACGTTCGAAAGTACATAAGGCCCAAAgtaagagaaagaaattgaaaagtggAGGAAAAGAACGGACCAGCAAAACGGGTATTCGCAGGTATGTGTGCTTGACTTTGGTGGGACTCTGCGTGGTCTGTCTTCGCGAGAAAAGACATGATCGTCGAGTTCTGTTACTTTCAGTTGCGGTTCACCTCTCAAACGCCACAGACCATCCTCTTGCACACAGcgaatttgcaagaaaagttAATCTCTCAAGAAATTCGAGGCATTTCTCTGTCCATCTAAATGAAAGCATCGATTAGTGCAATTAAACGGTGCGtgatgattttcaaaaaagatcattattgtaatttaattgtgTTACATAAGATTTGGTGAAAAAATGTAGTTTAATTTCCCCGTTTTTATTTTCCTAGAGACTGCGTGTGTGtgttttcttctaaaaatttaataaaatatataagtaGAATAGAGGAGAGGTTCTTAAGTGCTTAAATCCGTTACATCAAAGATTTGTTTAGAAAAGTGTGTGCAATAAGTGTGTGCAATAAAGTGGAATACTCCAGCGAtagtttatgttttatgttttatgattttctacaAATAAGCAGTTTTATAGATTTAGCATAAATCTATTATTGCGAAAGGGAATATATTGGAAAAACTCAGGACTCATCAACATAACGCAAAATGGATATTAAATggattattttacaaattttgtgGATTCTAATGGAATATTCCTCAATTAAAGAAGGTATGAGTGATGCTGAAGTAATCTGTTGAATGACGAATTACTGTAATAatacgagaaaaataattaaaaaataaaataatctccCTAGAGTTTactttggaaaattatcttgctttttttgagattttaaagATCCATCCAGGCCCTTATTTCTTGTAATCAAGTCCTTTACAAGTAGAGCTTTGCACTGGAACTTTCCACGAGGCGCTTTTTAtcgtttattttcaatttgacgcataagatgaaaagaaaatcgaaaGTTTGCTAATAGCatcgatttatttaaattttttttatctctctcgCTGTATGGTCAATGGTCATTATATTTCtatacattattttttctctctacatAAAACTATACATAAACTaataataatgcaaaattaatcttGTATATTCAGACAACCATATATGATCCAACAGATCACAGAAAATGtttcccccgaaaaaaaaattcgttgaGGCtatcatgaatttttcatagtCTCAAAATTggtgaaagtttttcatttcaaactcTTGTTTTGCGCACAGACTTTATCCGCATATAATTcgaaataatatataaatttgcatttcaataCATATAGTAGTGGGGGAGGATTAATTTGGGGCCCTTGGAGGTTTTTTTAACGACCTACCTTTGGGTTttttgagaggaaaagaaaattatttttctttctttaaaaatatttctcaatcaaGTTCCTCTTTAAACTAAATTCACAGATTACAGTGAGGATTCGTATGAGATAATTAATTAGTTCCACGCTGAAATAATTACTGCAGGTCATTGACTAAATAGCTGGTTAcgtaaaaaacttttaaaaatatttttcgagGGGAAATTAAAGGCAATTATTCGGATTCAGCCGGCTGAATGTGGAAAAGAtctctcttaaattaaaatctccaTTGCTTTTGGaaatgaattataaaagaatattttctacaaGTAAAACTTTTGTCTCATTATTCACTACCTTCTCTGGATTCAATTTGGcttgaaaaaatacttttcatacaaagtttagcaatagttttgaaagattttttctttgcaattggAAAGGTATCAATTTGGCATAAAATGTATAGAGAAGAAATAGCTCAAGtgatgataataaaaattacgtGTTTTGAAATGAATGCAAGACTCATCTGCTTGTCTTTGCGCCATGAGAAATTTCCTCGTATATATGGCAAattcagaagatttttttcttcttcttcttctgtgtATTCAATACTAATGAGATATAGGACTCACAATTGTTTAAAAACTGTGTTACAAAACCATTCTTTTCTTGttgttatttttcattatactTTTGCAGAAGATAAAACTCCCACACTTGATAATTAATGGGAATTCCCTTAAGACATGACAGAGATGGAGGTTTGTCTTATGTGCTGTGCTGTGATAgatatttctaaaatttttcgtTACTCTCTGTATTTAGCTAGTTAAGGTTTTGGACATATGAGCTATATTCaagttaaagaaattttacaaagaagCTCCGCAAGTTTAATTGTGGGTGAAGTTTACAAGGGAACATTGTATTTTTTCCCATCGAATGGACATCATTTTTTCAGGAAAGATTcttaaaaagcataaaataaaattgtgctAAATATTAGAACAAAAGTTTTActagaaaatgtattaaaataacatttaatttggCGCTAGCTGTTCTTGttgattttatagcaatttattttagtgaaaatttatattacttTAATACCATTCTAGTGGAACTCCGGTTCTAATATTTGGCACAATTTCATCTTAtaactttaagaaattttcctgaaaaaaattaaccctaACTGTTCTCTACAAAATGCAATGAGCCCTTGCTAGTGCAATATAATTgtagataaattttctttttgaagtaTCTTAAAATTAGTGaaagaagaattattaaattctctctgattggctgataaaataaacttaagtttatttttggttaatttttctctAGACTTTTTTCTCTACCTGGCAGAgctttttagtaaaattatttcaaatagattaaagagaataaaaatgaagaattttcaataattttctctccaaaaattctcttttaaatcaatttcaatgctaaattgctttttgtaagtttttcttttataatgttGATGTCTTTTGTAACTATCAATGAAATTCTCCCCGCTGCTGTTACAGAGAAAGAATTGCAGCAACATAAATTGTGAGGAGTTGAGAAGTTCTCATCACAATTTGCTGTCatcttgaataaaaataaatgtggtagtgatgtaaaaataaaatttaattatgcttgaatttactgTGAATTGTTGTAGATTTATGTATCTATGTATTATACCTAAATACATTCTTCTTCGTCTCTTTTTATGTATTATACTTTGTTATGTAGTATAGtgggaaaatctttggaaggaaaaaaggGAAAGGTAATTCGCGATATGCTCACAATTCTGTTTTAATCTTTCTGTGACTTTGGGTCTATTTAAAGAACAGGTGTCCTTCcctaattaaagaaaatccttcacGGGAGTTAAATaggttaaagaaattatttatttctttaagaatgtCATGATGTTACCTCTAGAACAATTacttacataaaatattcttttatttacacTAAAAAACCAATTTCAGTTAatcgtgaaaaattaaacaaaattgctatataatttacgcattcctctcTGTTTACTATATACACAAAAGAATAAAGTGCGAGCTATTGAGCGAAGAGAGaaacgtaagaaaatatttttactataTGTAAGAGTATAATGGGACATAAATATGCTCGAGCATCTCTGAGGAGAACATTTTCCCAACCTGCTGACATAATAATCTCATTGATTTGAAGATTGTTTTTTCTCCATTCCATGAGAATCTCTGGGTGAGAATGTATGCAAttttcgattaaaaatgttataaaattatgaaaatgcaCTTTTCAGTGTCTAGTTAGTCTCTATGTTTAGCTAATACACTGAAACATCGATTAGTGTTAACTGTAAAcgtttcttaaaattttttaatgtgaaaatttattcatttttgtaacaattttctttatttcttaattattcCTTTAAGCCTGTGTTTTTCACTCACGACTGGGCTATGAATCCGAATCAGAAGGAGTGCGATTTATTAGAGTTAGAGAGGACCTTCCGACAGGTGGGGAAGTTCTTACCCTTCGTGCATATCCAAGGTgattaaatgttaaagaattatattttaaatcaaaaaaaaaagttttcagaaagatgatttttgattaaattttcttcacagtattttccttttaattttttttaaatctctgaGGATTTTTTCGAGGCCATGTTGTAAGGAAAATCATCTCTCTTGAAGCTTTTAGCACAAAactaaagcaaaataaaataataattaatttcaaaaattcctttttaaacaGGAATTCAGTAATATTGAAAAGTATGGACAGATCAGCGGATCACCATTACTTTAGACTGAGAGAAGTCAATACGACAACTATCCAAGTTTTATTGGATAAATCACTAGAAGATCTTGTTGATCGTGATTCACCGCAGAATcttgttaaatttaaaatacagTGCAGCAGCACATCAGGGAGGAATGATGATCAAACATCCTACATGACCGTTACAGTGTACATTGAGGATATCAATGATCATTATCctaaattccaaaatttacCATATGCCGTGGCCGTTGATGAAGCAACCCCAATTGGTTCGACGATTTTCCACGGAATCTCTGCATTTGATCGTGATAAGCCGAATACACCAAATTCAGATGTTCAGTATTCAATTGGATTTCAAGATTTTGGCGTGGGGGGTCCCTTTTTTGCCCTCGAGAGCCCACATCGTCCATCGGTTGTGCTGAAGAGATCCCTTGACTACGATGAAGGAATCCGTACGTTTGATCTTCCAATTATTGCATCTGTaagtttatttgttttctttttgtaattagctaaattatttattcttccaCCATGGATgggaatttaaatataatttacaatGAAAGTTTAAGAGACAAAAGGGCAAATTATTTCGTGAAAGCCCTTGTATTGTTTCACTTGtcttatttcattaattttgtcTTCTTCCACCTTCTCGCCTTTCACGAAATCTTCTACGTTTTTTGCTTCCTTTATTTACCAttgattttgtgaaatatgcaaaaatttgtttGTCTGGCGACGGAAAGATTACTATTAAAGAGAAACAAGTTTGATTCTTTCATTTCCTTATGGTTAtctaattttgcataaaaaattaaattaatggggcattaaataaatttttctttgaagctTAATAGTGTGTGATACTATTTATCTTCTCTCAAATATTGGGCctgattcagcgaccaagaaacccttgaaattcgcttgaaatcttgaaatttcagtacaaaattcaaagatttcaagggtttcttggtcgctgaataaggcccattaattcataaaaaacaAGATCTTTCCGTCCCGTCGTCTCATCgtgaggaaatatttaaacacGGGGCATTTATCTGGGGAATATTTGAACATATTTTAACAGAATAATTCCGAGTA is part of the Lutzomyia longipalpis isolate SR_M1_2022 chromosome 3, ASM2433408v1 genome and harbors:
- the LOC129793673 gene encoding endocuticle structural glycoprotein SgAbd-2-like, which codes for MRIIIVLLAIASIASAQIRGIVPNRDASAVILKHIYEPNPDGSYVYSYETSNGIRADQQGYLKNPGTQIEAQVMQGSYSYTGPDGVVYTVKYIADENGFRAEGAHLPVPPPPLRNNPRFGGF
- the LOC129792348 gene encoding carbonic anhydrase 6-like; this translates as MCRGLAQSPINLTPFSCQRLGPTQGLTFINAHTPPRAVDLINGDHTVRYLFHWNANRTARITGGPLGTAQYIPHEVHFHWTDGLLDGTEHAVYGIRFTMEMHVVCYNAKYRNLAQAMNFVDGVLVLGQLFQKFLFGESSYHYLQLLPYIRRRGAVLTISQSMHFFTLDQFINVNRFNRYIVSYTGSLTTPPCREGILWVINVIPRKISFTTMRLFNRIQGMGGFINNNVRPLQRNNGRTCYSNL
- the LOC129793653 gene encoding charged multivesicular body protein 7, which produces MAKKSEFPADLLPSCWSDDTRMGVLFAPFRERSVNPENFDGKMKFWKEMISKYCHWRGTAKVTIMDVEESLTRNGKKSYCLDKVFEDMQKERSLRVEQDFMEPPQHTWLGWTTNLLVKTPVKKGLSAAKNALFPTNYKEVAFVVLEVVENHASMLQNLMEGRILSQKDVVKEAEEKFKLTPEGISLAIHALHCQQKVAIRRSSVESVENPSQGILLKFVYKDEKKILEISDLEYSIYELESREKELTAIMDELEKDVKEEDEKARENARKGNRSLAKLYLRKRKILTNKLDKHTNTLVNIQELLSKIHDVSHNQKIMQTYKLGGKAFRDALEKSGVTLEMVQETVDEIRDAIELSDDIERVLGEDLSGDSSDNTLLEEELDLLLKEDKNEEVPAASGGAYDDLFLRLEALKIPDDTPSYYSRKQTETSQ